The genomic window GAGCATTTAGGAAATCATTGAGTCCAAACCCTCAgaagagtcacacaattagtctTTTTTTAAGCACATGATGTGTACCAGGTACTTAGAGGCAAGATTTATCAAtgatagataacatttatatagtgcatgTACTAAGTGGTGTACAGTTTGttgtttgatcttcacaatgaccCCAAAAGATAGATGCtatctagatgaggaaactagggcaaataggttgtgatttgtccagtgtcatacagctagtgaatgAAGTTGGATGTGAAATTAGAtcactcagatcttcctgactccaagaccagtgctttatccactgtgccacctgcctGCCCTTATCCATAAAAAGTTGAACAAGCCTTCCTGTCTGCAAGTTCAGCATGCTGTCCCTGTTGCTTCTATGGTTTGGTCTGTGCCAAGGTCTTTCACAATTCTATCATTTGTATTTCTCCCTCCTAGTTCTGGATATTCTAAGTTTGAGAAGCATGTCATTTAGGCCTCTATTCAAATCACTgatgaaaatgttaaatagtaGAGTTGCTAGCTACTATTCTACCATCATATACAGTTAATGCTGTATGCATGTACATGTTTTCACCAGTGTAAGGGTCCTTGAGGTTAgggattcttttgttttctttcacttgCCCAACAAgcattacatatttttaaaaatttgtattaatcttttgtttttatatcaccttcatttataaatatatctctcctccctcccctaccCATCAAGcttttccttgtaacaaagaataaagagggaaaaaagcagTTCAACAAAACTAGCCAGCATATCTGACAGCATATGCAGTGTTCCACAGCCACAATCcctcacctctgcaaagaaggtaGGGAGGTGCATTTTCTAATCTCTGGGGCCAAActtggttattataattatatattgttcagttccattttcttctttccatttacattattgtagtgatatataaatatattattttcctagttctgttcatttcagtaTATAAGTTCATGCTTATTTGAATActtaatattcatcatttcttatggtgcagtagtattccattacattcacgtATCAGTATTTGCttaagtcaacaagtatttatcaaatgCTTAATAAGTACGAGACATGATGCTAAACATTGGATTAGGCATTCTTTAAATTATATCAAGTATTAAGCACCAAACATGGTTATGCACCAGAGTTACAAAGAAAGGAAGCAGTAGGTACACTTTAGAATTTCACTACTATTAGAGGGAAACAACATGTAcatagaaaagtaaaaacaaagcaaTTCCTGGAAAGAAGGCTAGAACTGGGATGTGGGTGAAGGTCACAATAATATGAGGCACATgaactgagttttaaaggaaactaggaattctaaggACAGTCCATTACTAGTGTGAAAGACAACTTTTTAGATGAGGAATAGAACAAAACATGTAGAAAGATCATTATTTAAGCTGGAAGATAGATAGTTtatgaaaagggagaaataacaTGCAATAAATCTGAAAAGGGAGATTGGAGTTAGATTGTAATGGGATTCAAATGCCAAAAGAATCTGTGTTTGGTCCTAGAGTCACTGGGAAATCACTGAAGCAAGGGAATGGCAAAGACAGATGTGTGCTTggggaatatcaatttggcaattGTGTGAAGGATCTATTAGAAAGTGAGAtgagagaccaattagaaggttaTACAAGTGAGAGGTGTTAGCCTTATGAAtgaagagaaaggggatggaTTTGAAATGTTACTGAGATAGAACTGCAAAGGGTTGCCTTATaaaagataagagaaaggaaagaactgAGGACGACTCTGAAGTTAAAAACCTGGGTGACTGTTAACAGctagctaggtagcatagtggatagagcaccagccctggaatcaggaggacctgagttcaaattcagccgcagacatttaataattgctagctgtgtgaccttgggcaagtcacttaacttcattgccttaaattaaaaaaaaaacctgagatttTCAGCAGAAATAGGGAAGTGAGGAAAGGGGGTTTAGGAGACTGATGAGTTTTTAGGCATGTTCAGTTTAAGATGGCTATGGAGCATTTCATAGGGAATGTCCAATAGTTGGTGGTTTAAGATTAGAACTCAGTAAAAAAAACTTGGGCTAGAAatatagatttgggaatcatctaAATAGGGGGGATGATAGTTAAAGCTCTAGAATCTTTCTAGATCGTTGTTTCTGGTACCCAGCTAACTGACAGGTCacataatgtttaataaatgcttgctgaataaaTGGATCTAGCACAGGACCAAGCAGTCCCATAGAGGCCTCCTTCTTAGCTCATATGGAACTGATATCACAGGCTGATATTTGAGTCTGACCATTCAACCAGTACTATACTGTAACCTATGGAActttataaaatacattattaaaatctaggtaaactattTCTACAGCATTCCTCTAATCTATTAGCTTAATAACCCTATCACAAAAGGCaattagaggggcggctaggtggctcagtggataaagcaccggccctggagtcaggagtacctgggttcaaatctggtctcagacacttaatagttacctagctgcgtggccttgggcaagccacttaaccccatttgccttacaaaaacctaaaaaaaaaaaaaaaaaagcaattaggTTAGTTTGGCAGATGTccataaactttattttaaaagaaaacttctagaattttgccaaagTCAAGCAAAAACAAGCTTGTAGGCTTATGGTCTGCAgatttctgtttcctcttttttaaaaaattaggacaTTAACCCATCTTCAGTCCTGCGACATTTCCTATTCTCCAGATCACTGAGTAAACCAGCAATCTCATTTTCCTACCATTTCTTTCAGCACCCAATGATGTAGTTCATCTGAACTTGGTCTTGAGCATTTAGTCTTAAACTCATCAAGATCAACTAATGTTCTTTTACTAACTCCATTTTGGAGGGCTATCAGTTccatttgccattttatttttcttttcaagtctTGAAGATAATTCACCTTGAGACATCAGTATAACTGAAGGTTCTTGGCACCACTGTATTATGCCTTCACATCTTTAGCAAGCCTTtcatctctttccccttccttttccagtGGCATACAGTATACCtcagtgaaaaaaatttttttttgcctcttgaTTTTCACACAAGTTTAACCTCTTAATATACATACAATATTATTGGGCCCCAACTCTTGTCTTTTCACTTATTGTAAAGGTATAGGATCATAGAtgcagagctagaagggactttaataGAGGCAATCTAATCTGATACCTCTCAGCTATACCTGAAAAAAAACTAAGGCttagggagattaagtgatttaatgAATATACTCCCTCCCAGATGTATTCCACTAAGTCTTATCCCACTAAGTCTCAATGATACTAGAGATCAAATTTTGCCTCCTTTTATTGGAAAAATTGGTTTTGAGAGAAAGATAAATGAGGTACATTTTGGACATGTGAAAGTTAACAATGAAGGCTAACTGAAAATGTCTTAGCAGATAGTTGGAGATAACTGCCTGCAATTTGGGTGAAAGGACAAGGTTAGAAAACTAGATTATAAGGATTCATCCATATAGCCTTAAAATCTATACTTGTTTAGAGAATACTTGATAGTTATAAAACTCattcacatattatctcatttaattttaatagGAACCAAAAGAATTAGTGAATTTGTTAATCCAGcttctgttttacaaatgagagaactTGTTTGAGGAGGCTATAAGTCGGAGGTGTTTCTGCTTGTGAACAACGGATGGTGGAGTTGAGACTCGTAGCCACTTTTTCTCCTACCCCATTTTAATTTTAGAGAGGTGATAAGTGAAACAGTGAGAAtgtgtgagggagagagaaagagagaagaaggtgGAGGAGAAcgagaaaaagagaaagcatcTAAGGGTCAGTCTGAATTTTGGAACACACCCCACAAGAAttggaatgaagaaggaaaagcaaTTGAAATGGTAGAAACAAAGAACTAGGATGATATATAGTATCACAAAAGTTAAGGGAagaaggtggcacagtggatagagcactggccctggagtcaggcagacctgggttcaaatttgacctcagtcacttaattacctagtagtgtgaccttgggcaagtcacttaaccccactgccttgttaaaaaaaaaagttaagggaaGAAATAGTTGCCAGAACACCACAGTGGTCAATGATGGCACAACTAAGTTTCAGAAAAATGaggatggcaaaaaaaaaaaaaaaggtagcagAATGATTGCTCCGTCAGGAAAATACTGAATCTTCAATGGACCCGCTTTTTATAATGGTAAAGATAGAGCCCAGGCAGGGAGAAGCTAAGTGGTTGGAGAAACAAAGAGAGTAGCAGGTATATTTTGTAAAAGTATTATGCACTTGGATGGGAAGACCACTGGGCATAGATGAGGAAGAGATTCTTTCTCTGGTCTCAAGCCCCTCATCTtccaagatgaggaaactaatgccCAGGGACTAGAGGCAATATTCAAATatgtcttctaattccaaatcctgAGTTTTTTCCTCACTTTACTTAATTGCCTCTAAGAGGCAGCACAAGGTTTGTTTTAAGGTGGGGAAGGCCATATAGAGCcaatagaaaaggagatgaaaagagggagaggggTATAAAAATAGTCTGTCCTATAGTCTGTCTTATAGTCCATCACAGGGATTGTAAAGAATGGGTCATTTACTGATATGTGGTGTGTTAAGCTTTGAGAAGAGAGAACACCTGTTTCTAGAAGACTGGATGAATGCAGGAACTGAAATGTATTGATAAATTGATATGGGAAAAGTGAAGTAGAAGACAAGgttccttttctaaaaatctagctggggagaaaaatgaaactagACAATGATAGAAGGTCCCAGACCAATGTATGGTTCAAACTTAATTTCTATGAGAATTCAGGATAAGGAAACAAGTTAGTCATTCGAGCTGAAAATCTCTTCTTTCCCACCTCCCAAGCCTCCCTGCCCCCCAACCCAAGAATCCTTGGTATCTTTCCTCACCTCAGGGATCCTGACATCTTGTCCCCAGGTACATTACCTGCAGCGCCCCATAGCCATCTGGTGTGGCCTGAATCACTCCCTCGTTTTGAGCCAGAGCTCGGATTTCAGCAAGGAGCTGTTGGGCTGTGGATGTGGAGCTGGGGGTCGGCTCCCTGGCTGGCCCAAGGGGAGTGCCTCCTTCGTCAAGCTCCATGTTAAGGTTAGGATCATAGTGGGAGAAACCAAGGGGCATATAAAGATCAGGGATCAAGAAAGTAGGGGTGGAAATAATTAAGTAGGCTCTTTTGATCTTTGCGGCCTACCTTCCCTGCCCCACCAAATGGTTTGGGTGCTCACACAAGTCATGCACAAGTAGTTCTAATCCTCAGTCTATTTACAGGCTTGTGCCCTACCCAATAATTCTTAGACTCTTCCCCGGTCCCTCCCTCACATCCAGATTTATCTAGTTAACTATAAGAAAATGAAGCAGACTTCCCAGAGTTTAGACCTTCCACAACTCCTGCTTTAAATGCCCTAtcctacacatacatacacacacacacacacacacacacacacacacacacacaaacacctcaCACTCATCTCCCCTAATCCCCTTCTCTACCTACCATACCTTGCCATGTTCTCTCCACTTAGGTCCCTCTTTGTGCCTGCTCTCTCTGCTCCACGAGAGAGTGTCTCTACATGCTCTCCAGTCATGACATCGAACGCCGCCCAACTTACCGTGACTTGCCAGCCAGCAGAGCCACAGGGACTCCAGAGTCCAGTGTGGGAACTGGGACATCCCAGGATCCTGGGGGGGCAGCTCAAGCCTGTGAAGAGTATCTGAGCCAGATTCATAGCTGCCCCACCCTGCAGGACCAGATGGAGAAGATGAAGGAGATTGTGGGCTGGATGCCTCTGTTAGCTGCACAGAAGGATTTCTTCTGGGAAGCATTAGACATGCTTCAGAGAGCTGCTGGGGGGGGTGGCTCAGGACCTACACCCCCTGAAAGCTGACCCCCCTCATCCCCccaaaaggaaggggagagactGGCCAGGGGCCAGGACAGAGGAGAGCTGAAGcgtgtactatatatatatgagagataagggatgggggagggaacaGAAGACGCGCACTGGGACGGGACAGGGGTTGTTTTGTAAAATGTTTGGGGGACTTCCCAGGAGGGGCCCCCAACATGGGCATCATGGACAAAAGAAATTTGACGGATGGATACAATAAAAGAAGCTGCAGCAGAGCCCTGGATACTTGGATCTTAGGAGGGGAATAGGAATGATGAATTCCTTAGATATCCTTGAGAAATAAAGTTCAAAGAGGAGAAAAGCAGGGAACAGAGTTGAATGCCTGACGCTTAGGAAGAGTAGTTGAGGAAAGATGGGCCTTTTTCTTAGCCCTAACAGCAAACGCCTTCCTAAGATCTTAATGGCAAGGAAAGTGCCATTCCCCTGAGGATGTAGCTCCATATCCCAAAACACACTAATGTTCCccaatcattttatctttatgcCCCAGTCTCTCCTGTTTGAAATTCATTTGATACCCACCCTCTCACACCCACTCTCCCTCAGGTTCTTCCTTGATAAATACTAGGGCTACCCTTATCTCAAACTTAAATATGCCCTTCACATGACACCTTCCACAAGTTTTGTACAGCCCCCTATCTCCTATTCAACTGGTCTGGCAGCGGTGCAGTGCCAACCTTTCCAAATCCCTCCAAATTCTTAATTTGCACTAGCTATGCACAATTAACTGCAAAAGTGGGAAATGAGGTCAGATCCAGACACTGGGCTGGAGGGAGTCCCCCACTTTATAGACATTTGGATCCTGGTCAACAGCCAGAGTGCTTCCATTGCCTCTCTCCAACTCAATCACTTTAAGTCAATATTTGTGTGTCCTGAGCCTGAGAGGCCCCCAGACTTGGATCTGTTTTTTCACATCCCtgtcttcctccccttcccccattcctctCCCTAATTCGTCCAGTCCCCACGCCCACACTCTCCCGAGCCAACCCATCTGGCATTGATTATCCTGTTGCTGTTCCTCTCAGCCGCAGCCTCTGTCTCTGGGACCCAGTGCCTCTTTCCCCCTAGCCATGCTGCCTCCTATCCCAGTCTGCGTCCTGGGGCCCCTCTTTACTTACTTCACCCTGCTATCCCTCACCCAGGCCCAGGAAGCTCCTTCCCAGAGCCCCAACTATACCAGGTAGGTGTATTTCCACCCCTGTAATCTTTCCAATATCCACAGAATCCAATATAGGAACTTTAGATTTATGGATTTTATATTGCTGGAAGCCAATGGTGTTTCCCCCCCCTTGCTCCTTGAGAagcccctctttttctttttctattactcATCCCAAGTGCTCCTGTAGGCTTGTCAGCTCTCATGCTCCTCACCTGACTCCCACTTGAACCTCATGGACCCTTGTCTCTACTGTCTTGTACCTTTTATCTTATTCTTTGTCCCCTTATCCCAGATTGGGGTGACCTGTAAAGAGCAACTTCACTTTTGAGGGTCTAAACATCTGTGTTAAGGGGGGGCTTGGAGAGGGGGAAATGGGTGAATTAGGAAATCTGATGGCCAAATCTCAGGCTTCTGCAGAAGCTGAAGTGTGGGAGTTGAGGGGAGCTGTTGCCTGGATTCATTGAGATAACATTGCTTCCTCTCCCCTTATAGATTGGCCCCTCCTTTTAGCAGGCTTGTGGCTGTGTCCACATCTGGTGCTAGTTAAGTCAGCTCCTGTGCCAGCTTCCAGGAAGGGTAAAGAGAAAGGATTCCAAGAATTTCGACCCAACCAGGGTAGGGGTGTAGGACCTTGGGGAATGGGAGTAGAGGATATTGGGAATAGCTAGTCAAAACTCTCATCTCCTTTGCCTCCCGGTCCctggattcccccccccccccatcccaactgactaatgccatttgccttgcccaTTTGCCAAATGCTTTGCCCATTTCTAGTAACCCCTCTGTAGCCCATCTGCTACCAATCTCACCTCCCCAGCTTGTGTAATCGTCACCCTTCCTCCTTCATCCACATTTCTCTGTATATCACCCCACCAAAGTTGACCTCTCCATTCTTATTCTTGAGATCTCTTCTTTGCAACCCACCCACCATACTgattatctcccccccccccttcatttatATGTCTGACCAATCCCCTAGACCTGTGTTCCTGTGTGGAGGGGATGTAACCGGAGAATCAGGCTACGTGGCAAGTGAGGGCTTCCCCAATCACTATCCCCCCAACAAAGAGTGCATCTGGACAATCACGGTGAGTGGTCCTCTCTGTGTCCTCTGCTCTGCCAATTTCAACCATTTTCTACCACCTGGGACCAGGACAATTTGTCTTAGGATCAAGTGCTCCCCTAAGAATTCAAGAACCTTCCCCCAATTAGGTTCAAAAAAGGACCTTTTTCTTGCTAATCATATCCCCTTATACCCATCAGATTAGATCTGCTTACTGCAATCTCCCTATTCACTCCAAAGATGCTTTCTGATTATATTTTAAGCCCCAAGGCCTCAGCGCTCATAATTTCTGATTTCAGATTCTGAAGTCATTTACTTTTCTGACACTTCTGTGCCTGTAGGGAAAGTACACATTCTGATTTCTCTGTGCCTTGTAGCTAAAGAATATTCCTGGGTAATAAGATCAAGGGAATGTGGCCGAGCCCCTTTCAtgccaaaaaaaagaactctaaagGACTCTTCTGCATAACTTCAATCCTAGGGTCCCCAAACTCCCTTGGTTTAACTGCCAAATTAAGCAATCTTAATCTTTGAATAATGTGTCCCTAAATCACATCAGATCTACTCCATCACCCAATCTGACCCCAAATAGCTAAGAATTAAAGATCCCCAGGATTGGTGAAGTTGGAAATATTAAGtatggaaagaagaaattgagtctTGAAGTGTAATCTTTGGCCCTTTTTCTCCCTTAGGTTCCTGAGAGTCAGACTGTTTCCCTCTCCTTCCGAGTCTTTGACTTGGAATTGGATCCCTCCTGCCGATATGATTCCCTGGAGATTTTTGCTGGGGCAGGGACATCAGGCCAGCGTCTTGGACATTTTTGTGGGACCTTCAGGCCAGGGCCCGTGGTTGCTCCTGGCAACCAGGTGACACTGAGGATGAGGGCTGATGAGGGGACAGGAGGACGGGGCTTCCTGCTGTGGTACAGTGGGCGGGCTACCAATGGCAATGGTGAGATTATCCCTCTCCccacttctctctgtctctcatgtGAGGGTGTACACGTGAACACACACCCTCTGTCACCCCCCCATTTGTGTCCCACCAAAATCCAAAGAGAAAGACAAGGTCCTCTCCATGAGACACAAACCCCTCTCCCAAGATGTTCAGTCCTATCTCTGCTAGTGGCCCCACCTTGCCTTACAGAGAGCTCTGCCTCTAGGTTACTCTCCTTAATCCCCATCCTCCACCTTGCATCTCCCCTCTCCTCTTGTCCTCACTAACTGCCCTTTCAGTCCCACCTCCCCATCttttctacccttccttcccctccctcccaccaACCCCCCTCTTCTAGGCACCCCCCCAGGTGCAAGGCGGAAATGGGGCGCAGACCTGCGGGTGGACTGGGCGGCGTGGGGTTACTGGGATGGTGAGTAATTTGTCTAGCCCTTCATGTCCCCTGCAGTTAGAACTCACCTGGctggggggtgagggaggggagagagaactgagatgaagtgacttgagATGCATATGTTTCCCCCTATCCTAGAttaccccacccccaacccagcCCTGGAATTCTGATTATGGTCCCTTCCTCATAGCAGAAGACACCCCTTAAAAAAGGAACACTTTGATAAGAGAGAAGTATTAGAGGaggcatttgcccatttgaggggAGAGAGTACTCCAAAATGCTATGATAGCCCTTCCAACTGAAAGGactaaaaaaatcagataaaatttTGTTAAGTTGGGGGGAGGAGAAACAAGATCTTGGGAAAGGGAAAAGTTTAGATAAGGAACAAAAGGGAAGAGTTTGAAGTAGACTGGGACCCTCCAGCTAATTGCTATCATTTTCAAAGGTTGAGGAAATTTGGGGTGCCTTTAAAGCCCAAAGTCAGATTCCGACcattctttattctctctttttgctAACTTTCCCCCTCTCCTTGCTTCCCCCAAACCACCTCCATTCAGGGATCCATATTTTTGAACTTCCTTTTCTCTTGCCCTTAAACACTAGttttccctctccctacccccaccccatttctctctctctgtccagaGCATCAGTTCTGTGGGGGTCGGCTAGAGAAGCCCCAAGGTACCCTGACCACACCCAACTGGCCTGAGTCTGATTATCCTCCTGGGGTCAGCTGTTCTTGGCTCATCATCGCTCCCCCAGAACAGGTAATACTTCTAGGTTCTTCACAGGAACTCAAGCATCAGGCCTCTCTCTTGTACTTCCCCTTAGAGATCCAAATATTTAGTTGACtagttcccttctcttccctgttAGGTGATTTCTCTGACCTTTGGGAAATTTGACCTAGAGCCAGACACTTACTGCCGATATGACTCAGTCAGCATTTTCAATGGAGCTCAAAATGATGATTCAAAAAGATTGGGGAAGTATTGTGGGGACACTGCTCCAAGGTGAGTGGGTAGGGCCTGTTAGAAGGGCAAGTTTAAGTGGCTGAGAGGAGTTAGAGGGGGAAGTATTGAATCAAATAGAAGGAACCATGACTTAAAAACAGGACCTCAAACTGAATAGGTTAGGGAGcataagaaagggaaggaaaggggaaaagagatgaagagatGAGAACAGAGGCTTTGAAGGAAAATCTGAGGGCACTATAGCTTGAACTCTTCCTTACCCTGACAAACCCCTACTATCCTCCATTCCTTCAGTTCCATCACCTCAGAAGGAAATGAACTCCTGGTCCAGTTTGTCTCAGATCTCAGTGTCACTGCTGATGGATTCTCTGCTTCCTATAAAGCCCAGGCCCGAGGCAGTGGGAAGGAAGGGATTGTTCCAGTTCCAGTACCTCCACAATCACAACCAGGACCTAAGGTCAAACCTTCCAAACCACAGGCACCAGTCCAGGAGAACCTGAAACCTACCCTTGCCACCGACTCTGGTAAGCATGGTTAATTGTATACCGAAGTCCATGGAGGGGATGAGGGTCTAGGGGTAGAGAAGGTAAGTACAGAACTCTGGGAACCTGGATGCTAGGACACAGAAGTACATTTAAGAACTTGGAGGGTTGGGGGAGATCAAGTGGGAGTGGGGTGAagctggagggagggaggaggactAAGATCCTCATAAGGCTAAAAGATTTCCCTCCATTAGATGCTTCAAGTATTCTATGCCCAAAACAATGCCGAAGAACAGGCACTCTACAAAGCAACTTCTGTGCCAGTGACTTTGGTAAGAAAGCTAAGAATCCTGCTCCCTCCTACCACTTGCATTGGTCTATGAACAAGCTTTAAGCACCTACTCTATTTCCCTGCAATATCTTTCCTCAATATCttatttctctccccttccccatccaccaaatcccttctctctctctctcaaatcaatctttttttttaagttgtttttctttttgcaaggcaatgcggttaagtggcttgcccaaggccacacagctaggtaattagtgtctgaggccagatttgaactcaggtactcctgactccaagtccagtgctctatccactgtgccacctagccccccttcAAATCAATCTTTAGTTGTCCATTGCTAGTCTTTGCTTAGTACCCTTCCCTACCCAAGTCTTATCTCCTACTATCATTTCAGGATCCTAGACTTTGGTCTGTCTTTAATTTAGTCATCCTGCCCACTATATGGGACTCTTAGTGAATCTTCCccgaaattttattttctgatcttttccTGACTGTATTCTCCACAGTTGTGACAGGGACAATAAAGTCAATGGTTCGGGGTCCTGGGGAAGGAATCACTGTCACCATCACCCTCATGAGTGTTTACAAGGCCGGGGCTCTTGTTCTATCTTCTACTCCTGTTGGAACCCAGCTTAAGTTGTATGTACCCTGTCGGCAGTGTCCACCAATAAAGAAAGGTAAGAGAGCCTAGGGGAGAGATTGAGGGATATGCATACTGTGGGTTCCAAtaataaatgggggggg from Macrotis lagotis isolate mMagLag1 chromosome 2, bilby.v1.9.chrom.fasta, whole genome shotgun sequence includes these protein-coding regions:
- the PCOLCE gene encoding procollagen C-endopeptidase enhancer 1 isoform X1, translated to MLPPIPVCVLGPLFTYFTLLSLTQAQEAPSQSPNYTRPVFLCGGDVTGESGYVASEGFPNHYPPNKECIWTITVPESQTVSLSFRVFDLELDPSCRYDSLEIFAGAGTSGQRLGHFCGTFRPGPVVAPGNQVTLRMRADEGTGGRGFLLWYSGRATNGNGTPPGARRKWGADLRVDWAAWGYWDEHQFCGGRLEKPQGTLTTPNWPESDYPPGVSCSWLIIAPPEQVISLTFGKFDLEPDTYCRYDSVSIFNGAQNDDSKRLGKYCGDTAPSSITSEGNELLVQFVSDLSVTADGFSASYKAQARGSGKEGIVPVPVPPQSQPGPKVKPSKPQAPVQENLKPTLATDSDASSILCPKQCRRTGTLQSNFCASDFVVTGTIKSMVRGPGEGITVTITLMSVYKAGALVLSSTPVGTQLKLYVPCRQCPPIKKGANYLLMGSVDEKGSAVLPPNSFVVLYRPNQDQILTNLSKKKCPSQLPARA
- the PCOLCE gene encoding procollagen C-endopeptidase enhancer 1 isoform X2 — encoded protein: MLPPIPVCVLGPLFTYFTLLSLTQAQEAPSQSPNYTRPVFLCGGDVTGESGYVASEGFPNHYPPNKECIWTITVPESQTVSLSFRVFDLELDPSCRYDSLEIFAGAGTSGQRLGHFCGTFRPGPVVAPGNQVTLRMRADEGTGGRGFLLWYSGRATNGNEHQFCGGRLEKPQGTLTTPNWPESDYPPGVSCSWLIIAPPEQVISLTFGKFDLEPDTYCRYDSVSIFNGAQNDDSKRLGKYCGDTAPSSITSEGNELLVQFVSDLSVTADGFSASYKAQARGSGKEGIVPVPVPPQSQPGPKVKPSKPQAPVQENLKPTLATDSDASSILCPKQCRRTGTLQSNFCASDFVVTGTIKSMVRGPGEGITVTITLMSVYKAGALVLSSTPVGTQLKLYVPCRQCPPIKKGANYLLMGSVDEKGSAVLPPNSFVVLYRPNQDQILTNLSKKKCPSQLPARA